A single window of Paenibacillus sp. FSL H8-0537 DNA harbors:
- a CDS encoding PIN/TRAM domain-containing protein produces the protein MVRRIIQLIGIMLGAMAGRELHSMTSLSGLWAEPSIGMLEHSGTYYMNVGIGALCGVILATLAANPLIRLMQRGAEQTSAMPVKDLLAGAAGLFVGLLLSVLLYPAVSDIGGIGVMLPAIMALFFGYLGVRISWNKRDELTEKLIELWNQRKAAPAIDETSGFEEHKILDTSVIIDGRIADICKTGFIEGTLVIPEFVLEELQHIADSSDLLKRNRGRRGLDILNKIQKELDVRVLIYEGDFEEISEVDSKLVKLAKALHGKVVTNDFNLNKVCELQGVSVLNINDLANAVKPVVLPGEEIIVQVIKDGKEHGQGVAYLDDGTMIVVEGGREYIGTTMEVLVTSVLQTSAGRMIFAKPKLLEKAQ, from the coding sequence ATGGTAAGACGTATCATTCAATTAATTGGAATAATGTTAGGTGCAATGGCAGGACGCGAGCTTCACAGCATGACCAGTTTATCGGGATTATGGGCTGAGCCATCTATTGGGATGCTTGAGCATTCCGGCACTTATTACATGAATGTCGGAATCGGCGCATTGTGCGGGGTCATTCTCGCGACCTTGGCAGCAAATCCGCTCATTCGTTTAATGCAGCGTGGGGCTGAGCAGACTTCGGCCATGCCGGTCAAGGATTTGCTTGCTGGTGCAGCAGGATTGTTCGTAGGGCTGCTGCTGTCGGTGCTGCTGTATCCGGCGGTGTCGGACATTGGAGGCATAGGTGTGATGCTGCCGGCCATTATGGCACTGTTCTTTGGCTATCTGGGCGTGCGGATTTCCTGGAACAAGCGGGATGAGCTGACAGAAAAGCTCATTGAGTTGTGGAACCAGCGCAAAGCGGCTCCCGCAATTGATGAGACGAGCGGCTTCGAGGAGCATAAGATTTTGGATACGAGCGTTATTATTGATGGGCGGATCGCCGACATTTGCAAAACCGGCTTTATCGAGGGAACGCTGGTCATTCCCGAATTCGTGCTGGAGGAGCTGCAGCATATTGCCGATTCTTCGGACTTGCTCAAGCGCAACCGCGGCCGCCGGGGGCTGGATATTTTGAACAAAATCCAGAAAGAGCTTGATGTGCGTGTGCTTATCTATGAAGGAGATTTTGAGGAAATCAGCGAGGTGGACAGCAAGCTGGTGAAGCTGGCTAAGGCACTGCATGGCAAAGTGGTGACGAATGATTTTAACCTGAACAAGGTGTGCGAGCTGCAAGGTGTGTCCGTCTTGAACATTAATGATTTGGCGAATGCCGTGAAGCCCGTAGTTTTGCCAGGTGAAGAAATTATTGTGCAGGTCATTAAAGACGGCAAGGAGCATGGACAAGGTGTCGCTTATCTCGATGATGGCACGATGATCGTTGTGGAGGGTGGACGCGAATACATCGGCACGACGATGGAAGTGCTTGTAACGAGCGTGCTGCAAACGTCTGCGGGACGGATGATTTTCGCCAAGCCGAAGCTGTTGGAAAAAGCACAGTAA
- a CDS encoding DUF1573 domain-containing protein, producing MSAPTLDQFQQQVSELLLRHRSLLDVMSKFGQAGTSVNRAVTKAVTDCGCIELAARKQHYSDEPNLKSAKETLQSHLSGELCEHCRDVLKADLGRNLFYMTAMCNLLNIQLDEVIADEYDKCSTLGLFNLT from the coding sequence ATGAGCGCACCAACATTGGATCAATTTCAACAGCAAGTATCCGAGTTACTGCTAAGGCATCGGAGCCTGCTGGATGTAATGTCAAAGTTTGGGCAGGCTGGAACGTCCGTCAATCGTGCGGTAACGAAAGCTGTGACCGACTGCGGCTGCATTGAGCTTGCGGCCCGCAAGCAGCACTATTCCGATGAACCGAACCTGAAGAGCGCGAAAGAAACACTGCAAAGCCACCTTTCTGGCGAGCTATGCGAGCACTGCCGCGATGTGCTTAAGGCCGATCTTGGACGCAACCTGTTCTACATGACCGCGATGTGCAATCTGCTGAATATCCAGCTGGATGAAGTCATCGCTGATGAGTATGACAAATGCTCAACGCTTGGCCTATTTAATTTAACGTAA
- the pssA gene encoding CDP-diacylglycerol--serine O-phosphatidyltransferase has protein sequence MIIKSIPSLFTVGNLFLGVIAIIMVFNEKPEIAAMMVIIAMLLDGVDGRVARALNAQSEFGKELDSLSDVISFGVAPAFIMYVVAFQDLNTAVAWIITALFPICGALRLARFNVVTKTPSGYFIGLPIPAAGGVLATLALFKNDISVIVLLISTLALSILMVSTVRYPNFKKFGIPKSAIWVVPIIVVFSLVIGIWFNQYLSKLIFIPLLLYALWGLKKNVDRRIKPRRRKNKHAELSEEQVQSETIA, from the coding sequence ATGATTATAAAGTCAATACCGAGCCTTTTCACGGTGGGGAATTTGTTTCTTGGCGTAATCGCCATTATTATGGTGTTTAATGAGAAACCTGAAATTGCAGCGATGATGGTTATTATCGCAATGCTGCTTGATGGCGTAGATGGCAGAGTGGCACGTGCGCTTAATGCACAGAGCGAATTTGGCAAGGAGCTCGATTCGTTATCCGATGTTATTTCCTTCGGAGTAGCTCCGGCGTTCATTATGTATGTAGTCGCTTTTCAGGATTTAAATACAGCAGTGGCTTGGATAATTACCGCGTTATTCCCGATTTGCGGGGCTTTGCGGCTGGCTAGATTTAATGTTGTAACGAAGACGCCAAGCGGTTATTTCATCGGGCTGCCGATCCCAGCAGCTGGTGGTGTTTTGGCAACGCTAGCTCTATTCAAAAATGATATTTCGGTTATTGTGCTGTTAATCAGCACGCTTGCTCTTTCCATTCTTATGGTGAGCACGGTTCGTTACCCGAATTTCAAGAAGTTTGGCATTCCGAAGAGCGCGATTTGGGTCGTGCCGATTATCGTCGTGTTTTCGCTCGTTATCGGTATTTGGTTCAATCAATATTTGTCGAAGCTGATTTTCATCCCTCTTCTGCTATACGCGCTGTGGGGCTTAAAAAAAAACGTTGATCGGCGCATTAAACCGCGCAGACGTAAAAACAAGCATGCGGAGCTAAGCGAGGAGCAGGTGCAATCGGAGACGATTGCCTAG
- the disA gene encoding DNA integrity scanning diadenylate cyclase DisA, whose translation MKEQSQLETMNQLLQLVAPGTPFRDGLENVLRAKTGALIVVGYSPEVMEVVDGGFSINCDFSPNYLYELAKMDGAIILSEDMRRILYANTQLIPNSSIPSIETGIRHRTAERVGKQTGKLVVSISQRRNIITLYQGNLRYALKEMGNILTKANQAIQTLEKYKAVLGQSFKNLSVLEFEELVTLQEVAHVVQRVEMVLRVKMEIKRYVTELGTEGRLIAMQLEELVDGVDEDAWYLLKDYAKDNSDEKIREIRLAMKKLSSDELLDASPFIRLLGYPHTASMAEESISPRGYRLLNKIPRLPLIIMNNLVERFARLPHIMMATIGELDDVDGIGEVRARAIKEGLKRIQDQMFIDRQI comes from the coding sequence ATGAAGGAACAGAGCCAGCTAGAAACGATGAACCAGCTTTTGCAGCTAGTCGCGCCCGGTACCCCGTTCCGTGACGGCTTAGAGAACGTGCTGCGGGCGAAGACTGGGGCATTAATCGTTGTCGGATACAGTCCTGAGGTGATGGAAGTTGTAGATGGAGGTTTTTCCATCAATTGCGACTTCTCGCCTAACTATTTGTATGAGCTTGCGAAGATGGATGGTGCGATTATTTTGAGCGAGGATATGCGGCGGATTCTGTATGCCAACACGCAGCTTATTCCGAACAGCTCCATTCCGTCAATTGAGACGGGAATCCGCCACCGTACTGCGGAGCGGGTAGGCAAGCAGACGGGCAAGCTCGTCGTATCCATTTCGCAGCGCCGAAATATTATTACGCTGTATCAAGGCAATTTGCGGTATGCTCTCAAGGAAATGGGCAACATTTTGACCAAAGCGAATCAGGCGATTCAGACGCTGGAGAAATATAAGGCGGTGCTGGGCCAATCGTTTAAAAATTTGTCCGTACTTGAGTTCGAAGAGTTGGTCACCCTGCAGGAGGTTGCTCATGTTGTGCAGCGTGTAGAAATGGTGCTGCGCGTCAAAATGGAAATTAAGCGTTATGTGACCGAGCTGGGAACGGAAGGACGCCTCATTGCCATGCAGCTGGAAGAACTGGTCGATGGTGTGGATGAGGATGCTTGGTACTTGCTGAAGGATTATGCAAAAGACAATTCAGATGAGAAAATACGGGAAATCCGGCTGGCGATGAAAAAACTAAGCTCGGATGAGCTGCTCGATGCTTCGCCATTTATCCGCCTTCTAGGCTATCCGCATACCGCGTCTATGGCGGAAGAATCCATTTCACCGAGGGGCTATCGTCTGTTGAACAAAATCCCGCGCTTGCCGCTCATTATTATGAATAATCTGGTCGAGCGCTTCGCAAGACTGCCGCATATTATGATGGCGACAATCGGTGAACTGGATGATGTTGACGGAATTGGGGAAGTCCGGGCGAGGGCAATCAAGGAAGGTTTGAAACGGATCCAGGATCAAATGTTCATTGACAGGCAAATCTAA
- the radA gene encoding DNA repair protein RadA, with translation MAKIKTKFVCNECGTESPKWMGKCPGCQSWNSMIEEKETVVKTQGVGLRVAQTKEKPQSIIHIESGKEPRIETSLKELNRVLGGGVVPGSLLLVGGDPGIGKSTLLLQTSHALATKGLKVLYISGEESVRQTRLRADRLGALTESLYVLCETNMDHINEAIESVDPDFLVIDSIQTVYDPGVQSAPGSVSQVRECTAHFMRVAKIKGIATVLVGHVTKEGAIAGPRMLEHMVDCVLYFEGERHHTYRLLRAVKNRFGSTNEIGIFEMGEEGLREVLNPSELFLSERPLGVAGSIVVASMEGTRPVLVELQALVATTNFPSPRRMTAGLDHHRMALIIAVLEKRNGMFLQTQDAYLNVAGGIKLDEPAVDLAAAVCLASSFRDAPTRPYDVVFGEVGLTGEVRAVSRAEQRVKEAEKLGFKRVIMPERSLKGWKPPASIEIIGVNTVAEALSAALG, from the coding sequence ATGGCAAAAATAAAAACGAAATTCGTATGCAATGAATGTGGAACAGAGTCGCCAAAGTGGATGGGCAAATGCCCCGGGTGCCAGTCATGGAATTCCATGATTGAAGAGAAGGAAACCGTTGTCAAGACGCAGGGAGTCGGTTTGCGTGTTGCGCAAACGAAAGAAAAGCCACAATCGATCATACATATAGAGAGTGGGAAGGAACCGCGCATTGAAACGAGCTTGAAGGAGCTCAACCGCGTACTTGGCGGAGGCGTTGTGCCGGGTTCCCTTTTGCTGGTAGGGGGAGATCCCGGTATCGGAAAATCCACGCTGCTGCTGCAAACCTCGCATGCACTGGCAACGAAGGGATTGAAGGTTCTCTATATTTCGGGTGAGGAATCGGTGCGGCAAACGAGGCTAAGAGCGGATCGGCTTGGTGCGCTGACGGAATCCTTGTATGTGCTTTGCGAAACGAACATGGATCATATTAACGAGGCGATTGAATCGGTGGACCCCGATTTTCTCGTTATTGACTCCATCCAGACGGTTTATGATCCGGGTGTTCAATCAGCGCCGGGCAGCGTATCCCAGGTTCGGGAATGCACAGCGCATTTCATGCGAGTCGCCAAAATCAAAGGGATCGCAACGGTGCTGGTCGGGCATGTGACGAAGGAAGGCGCCATTGCCGGGCCGCGGATGCTGGAGCATATGGTCGATTGCGTGCTGTATTTTGAAGGTGAGCGTCATCACACTTACAGGCTGCTGCGCGCGGTGAAAAACCGGTTCGGGTCAACGAATGAGATCGGAATTTTCGAGATGGGCGAGGAAGGCTTGCGTGAGGTGCTGAATCCTTCTGAGTTGTTTTTATCTGAGCGTCCGCTTGGCGTAGCAGGTTCTATTGTTGTTGCGAGCATGGAGGGAACCCGTCCTGTATTGGTGGAATTGCAGGCGCTGGTGGCGACGACGAATTTCCCATCGCCGAGGCGCATGACAGCTGGGCTTGACCATCATCGCATGGCGTTGATCATTGCTGTGCTTGAGAAGCGAAACGGCATGTTTCTTCAGACGCAGGATGCTTATTTGAATGTAGCAGGCGGCATTAAGCTGGATGAGCCAGCCGTTGATTTAGCAGCAGCGGTATGTCTCGCTTCCAGCTTTCGGGATGCGCCAACGAGACCTTACGACGTTGTGTTCGGAGAAGTTGGTCTGACAGGCGAGGTGCGTGCTGTTTCGCGTGCTGAGCAGCGGGTAAAGGAAGCCGAGAAGCTGGGCTTCAAACGCGTTATTATGCCGGAGAGAAGCTTGAAGGGCTGGAAGCCGCCGGCATCTATTGAGATCATTGGTGTAAACACCGTAGCGGAAGCGCTCTCGGCAGCACTAGGATAG
- a CDS encoding antibiotic biosynthesis monooxygenase: protein MIVVTNTIKVKKGHGEAVAERFQHTKGIELSPGFIRMEVLLMENLVDYDELRVGTTWENKASFEGWVNSDSFRQAHAHRQKKAGEGCHSQQNEVIMLGSQLSTHRVIVARQAAIQA from the coding sequence ATGATCGTGGTCACGAACACCATTAAAGTTAAAAAAGGGCACGGGGAAGCCGTAGCCGAGCGGTTCCAGCATACGAAGGGAATTGAGCTTTCTCCCGGTTTTATCCGGATGGAAGTGCTGCTTATGGAAAACTTGGTGGACTATGATGAGCTGAGAGTTGGCACAACATGGGAAAATAAAGCGTCGTTTGAAGGCTGGGTCAACAGCGACTCCTTCCGTCAGGCCCATGCACATCGTCAAAAGAAGGCAGGCGAAGGCTGCCACAGCCAGCAAAATGAAGTCATTATGCTCGGTTCTCAGCTTTCAACCCACCGCGTTATTGTGGCGCGGCAAGCGGCTATTCAAGCTTAA
- a CDS encoding ankyrin repeat domain-containing protein — MGLHAARITAEEASYLSNEYIKQFVRAAHMDFDKVKQMLNEEPELLHAACDWGDGDWENALGAAAHVGRRDIALYLLERGARLDLFAAAMLGKLEVVHAILSDDPSAKDAIGSHGIPLIVHAKMGGEESRCVYAYLESLQA, encoded by the coding sequence ATGGGTTTGCATGCGGCCAGAATAACGGCTGAAGAGGCGTCATATTTATCAAATGAATATATCAAGCAGTTCGTTAGAGCAGCGCATATGGATTTTGACAAGGTAAAGCAAATGCTGAATGAAGAGCCGGAACTGCTGCACGCTGCCTGTGACTGGGGCGATGGTGATTGGGAAAATGCGCTAGGCGCAGCCGCTCATGTCGGGCGCAGGGATATCGCGCTGTATTTGCTGGAGCGTGGAGCAAGACTTGATTTGTTTGCTGCGGCGATGTTAGGCAAGCTGGAAGTGGTTCATGCGATTTTAAGTGACGACCCCTCGGCGAAAGATGCCATTGGCTCGCATGGTATTCCGCTCATCGTTCATGCCAAGATGGGTGGCGAGGAGTCGCGCTGCGTTTATGCTTATTTGGAAAGCCTTCAGGCTTGA
- the clpC gene encoding ATP-dependent protease ATP-binding subunit ClpC: MMFGRFTERAQKVLALAQEEAVRLGHNNIGTEHILLGLIREGEGIAAKALIGLGLGLEKIQDEVEALIGRGQEQPTNIAYTPRAKKVIELSMDEARKLGHTYVGTEHILLGLIREGEGVAARVLNNLGISLNKARQQVLQLLGSSEAISSNHGAPSNVSTPTLDGLARDLTSFAKEGNLDPVIGRSKEIERVIQVLSRRTKNNPVLIGEPGVGKTAIAEGLAQKIIANEIPETLRDKRVMTLDMGSVVAGTKYRGEFEDRLKKIMDEIRQAGNIILFIDELHTLIGAGGAEGAIDASNILKPALARGELQCIGATTLDEYRKYIEKDAALERRFQPITVDQPSPEEAVQILYGLRDRYEAHHRVKITDEAIVQAVKLSDRYITDRFLPDKAIDLIDEAGSKVRLNSYTIPPNLKQLENRLEDIRKEKDSAVQSQEFEKAAALRDTEQKMREELDITKNQWKEKQGRTDSEVTPEDIAQVVASWTGIPVSKLAEEETERLLKMESILHGRVIGQEEAVKAVSRAMRRARAGLKDPKRPMGSFIFLGPTGVGKTELARALAEAMFGDENAIIRIDMSEYMEKHSTSRLVGAPPGYVGYEEGGQLTEKVRRKPYSVVLLDEIEKAHPEVFNILLQVLEDGRLTDSKGRVVDFRNTLIIMTSNVGADQIKRNSSLGFTAVHDAGRDFIQMKDKVMAELKKSFRPEFLNRIDETIVFHSLEQEHIAEIVTLMSDDLRKRLREQDVDFLLTDAAKAFLAKEGFDPQYGARPLRRAIQKHIEDRLSEELLMGSIQKGDRFTIDEKDGALTVTKAESLDLEKASEEPAAKS, encoded by the coding sequence ATGATGTTCGGAAGATTCACGGAACGGGCACAGAAGGTGCTTGCATTGGCGCAGGAGGAAGCGGTTCGTCTTGGACATAACAATATTGGTACAGAGCATATTTTACTTGGACTGATTCGTGAAGGGGAAGGCATCGCCGCGAAAGCGCTGATTGGACTTGGCCTGGGCCTAGAGAAAATTCAGGATGAGGTTGAAGCTTTGATCGGAAGAGGCCAGGAGCAGCCTACTAACATTGCCTATACGCCACGTGCGAAAAAGGTCATTGAGCTCTCTATGGATGAAGCGAGAAAGCTGGGCCATACGTATGTGGGCACGGAGCATATTTTGCTCGGACTCATTCGTGAAGGCGAAGGTGTTGCAGCTCGCGTGCTGAACAATCTCGGCATCAGCCTGAATAAAGCTCGCCAGCAAGTGCTGCAATTGCTTGGCAGCAGCGAAGCAATCTCCAGCAACCATGGCGCTCCATCTAATGTGAGCACGCCAACGCTGGACGGACTTGCCCGCGATTTGACCTCCTTCGCTAAAGAAGGCAATCTCGATCCGGTTATTGGCCGCAGTAAGGAAATCGAGCGCGTAATTCAAGTGCTTAGCCGCCGGACGAAAAACAATCCTGTTCTCATCGGGGAACCCGGCGTTGGTAAAACGGCGATTGCCGAAGGACTGGCGCAAAAAATTATTGCAAACGAAATTCCGGAAACGCTGCGCGATAAACGCGTAATGACACTTGATATGGGTTCTGTTGTTGCTGGTACGAAGTACCGCGGCGAGTTTGAGGACCGTCTGAAAAAAATTATGGATGAAATCCGCCAAGCCGGCAATATCATCCTGTTCATCGATGAGCTTCATACGCTGATCGGAGCAGGCGGAGCTGAAGGCGCGATTGATGCTTCGAATATTTTAAAGCCGGCGCTAGCACGTGGCGAGCTGCAATGTATCGGTGCGACTACGCTGGATGAATACCGCAAGTACATCGAGAAGGATGCTGCGCTGGAGCGCCGTTTCCAACCGATTACGGTAGATCAGCCTTCGCCAGAAGAAGCGGTACAAATTTTGTACGGCCTGCGCGATCGTTATGAAGCCCATCACCGGGTGAAAATTACCGATGAAGCAATTGTTCAAGCGGTTAAGCTGTCCGACCGCTACATTACGGATCGTTTCCTACCGGATAAGGCGATCGACCTGATTGATGAAGCGGGCTCGAAAGTTCGCCTCAACTCGTATACGATTCCGCCAAACCTTAAGCAGCTGGAAAACCGTCTGGAGGATATCCGCAAGGAGAAAGACTCCGCTGTTCAAAGCCAGGAGTTTGAGAAAGCAGCTGCGCTTCGCGATACCGAGCAGAAGATGCGCGAAGAGCTGGATATTACGAAAAACCAATGGAAAGAAAAACAAGGACGTACGGATTCCGAAGTGACACCTGAGGATATTGCACAGGTAGTAGCGAGCTGGACCGGCATTCCGGTAAGCAAGCTGGCAGAGGAGGAAACCGAGCGTCTGCTGAAAATGGAATCGATTCTTCACGGTCGTGTCATCGGCCAGGAAGAAGCAGTCAAAGCGGTATCGCGCGCTATGCGCCGTGCTCGTGCTGGCCTGAAGGATCCGAAGCGCCCGATGGGTTCATTCATTTTCCTCGGTCCAACGGGTGTAGGTAAAACTGAGCTTGCTCGTGCGCTTGCAGAAGCGATGTTCGGCGATGAAAATGCGATTATCCGCATCGATATGTCGGAATATATGGAGAAGCATTCGACTTCCCGTCTCGTTGGGGCACCTCCGGGATATGTTGGTTATGAGGAAGGCGGTCAATTGACCGAGAAAGTACGCCGTAAGCCTTATTCGGTTGTATTGCTCGATGAGATTGAGAAAGCTCACCCAGAAGTTTTCAACATTTTGCTGCAGGTGTTGGAAGACGGTCGCCTGACTGATTCTAAAGGCCGTGTAGTCGATTTCCGCAATACGCTGATCATTATGACGTCGAACGTGGGCGCGGATCAAATTAAACGGAATTCTTCGCTGGGCTTCACTGCGGTTCACGACGCTGGTCGTGACTTCATCCAAATGAAGGATAAAGTAATGGCTGAGCTTAAAAAGAGCTTCCGCCCTGAGTTCCTGAATCGGATTGACGAAACAATCGTGTTCCATTCGCTGGAACAGGAGCATATCGCCGAAATCGTGACTTTGATGTCCGACGATCTGCGCAAACGCCTGCGTGAGCAAGATGTTGACTTCTTGCTGACCGACGCAGCGAAAGCATTTTTGGCGAAGGAAGGCTTTGATCCGCAATATGGTGCGCGTCCACTGCGTCGTGCGATTCAGAAGCATATCGAGGACCGGTTGTCCGAGGAGCTGCTCATGGGCAGCATTCAAAAAGGTGACCGATTCACGATTGATGAGAAAGATGGCGCTTTGACGGTTACGAAAGCGGAGTCTCTTGATTTGGAGAAAGCATCCGAAGAGCCGGCAGCTAAATCATAA
- a CDS encoding protein arginine kinase, whose translation MESRRFSEQALSDWMKGDGPESDIVISSRIRIARNLNHHPFPLLATKEQSLEVMEQLAAIGASGKLEPIGQFDTIVLADLTELEKRVLVEKHLISPNLANESRGGAFILSDNESVSIMINEEDHLRIQCLYPGFQIQEAWTLANRIDDIFEAETEYAFDEKRGYLTTCPTNVGTGIRVSIMVHLPALVLSSQINRILQAVTQVGLAVRGLYGEGSEALGNVFQISNQITLGQSESEIIDNLYSVARQIIEHEKAARIRLLAESKLRIEDRVKRSYGILSYAAIMDTKEAAQRLSDVRLGVDLGLLDNISPQVMNELMIMTQPGFLQQVFKETMNAEQRDYRRAELIRKQLRSQMEHGGA comes from the coding sequence TTGGAGAGTCGTCGTTTTTCAGAGCAAGCGTTAAGCGATTGGATGAAGGGGGATGGTCCAGAGTCAGATATCGTGATCAGCAGCCGTATACGTATCGCCAGAAATTTGAACCATCATCCGTTTCCGTTGCTCGCTACGAAGGAGCAGTCGCTTGAGGTTATGGAGCAGCTGGCTGCTATAGGGGCATCTGGAAAGCTCGAGCCTATCGGCCAGTTTGATACCATCGTGTTAGCTGATCTTACGGAGCTGGAGAAGCGTGTATTAGTCGAAAAGCATTTGATTAGCCCTAATCTGGCTAATGAATCTCGAGGCGGAGCCTTCATCCTCAGCGATAATGAATCGGTGAGCATTATGATTAATGAAGAAGACCATCTGCGAATTCAATGCCTATATCCGGGTTTTCAAATTCAGGAAGCTTGGACGCTGGCGAATCGGATCGATGATATTTTTGAAGCGGAGACCGAATATGCTTTTGATGAGAAACGCGGTTATTTAACGACTTGCCCGACCAACGTTGGAACAGGCATTCGCGTATCCATTATGGTACATTTGCCGGCTCTCGTGCTATCATCGCAAATCAATCGAATTTTGCAGGCAGTCACGCAGGTCGGACTCGCGGTTCGCGGATTGTATGGCGAAGGCAGTGAAGCGCTTGGCAATGTGTTTCAAATCTCGAACCAAATTACACTCGGTCAATCAGAGTCCGAAATTATTGACAACTTGTACAGCGTAGCCAGACAAATTATTGAGCATGAGAAAGCAGCTCGAATACGGCTTCTTGCTGAGTCTAAGCTGCGCATTGAAGATAGAGTAAAGCGGTCCTATGGGATTTTATCCTATGCGGCTATTATGGATACGAAGGAAGCGGCACAGCGGCTTTCAGATGTAAGGTTGGGCGTTGATCTGGGATTGCTGGATAATATATCGCCTCAAGTCATGAATGAATTAATGATTATGACGCAGCCTGGCTTCTTGCAGCAAGTATTTAAGGAAACGATGAATGCGGAGCAGCGGGATTATCGCCGGGCAGAACTTATTCGCAAGCAGTTGCGAAGTCAAATGGAACATGGGGGTGCGTAA
- a CDS encoding UvrB/UvrC motif-containing protein translates to MICQECGKKPATLHFTKIVGGEKTEFHICEACARERGEGIPGTANGFSIHSLLSGLLDFDPSGTSGSAGTKPCPVIRCDECGFTYAQFSKIGRFGCSACYKHFSDKLDPLLKRVHGSTVHTGKIPKRSGGQLQNKRELDQLRRELYDRIEQEEFESAAQIRDRIRELERKIAEL, encoded by the coding sequence TTGATTTGTCAGGAATGCGGCAAGAAGCCGGCAACGCTTCATTTTACGAAGATTGTCGGTGGAGAGAAGACGGAGTTTCACATTTGTGAAGCTTGTGCACGTGAACGGGGAGAAGGTATTCCAGGAACGGCGAATGGCTTCTCTATCCACAGCTTGCTGTCGGGTCTGCTTGATTTTGATCCATCTGGAACATCGGGTTCAGCAGGGACGAAGCCTTGCCCAGTCATACGCTGTGACGAATGCGGATTTACTTATGCGCAGTTCAGCAAGATCGGACGCTTTGGCTGCAGCGCCTGCTACAAGCATTTTTCAGATAAGTTAGATCCGCTCCTTAAAAGGGTACATGGTAGTACGGTGCATACGGGAAAAATTCCGAAACGCTCCGGAGGGCAATTGCAAAATAAACGAGAACTTGATCAGCTCAGACGCGAGTTGTATGATCGTATTGAGCAAGAAGAATTTGAAAGTGCGGCTCAAATTAGGGATCGTATTCGTGAGCTTGAGCGTAAAATAGCAGAGCTGTAA
- a CDS encoding CtsR family transcriptional regulator, with translation MRNISDLIEQYLKNMLQESTESSVEIQRNELAEKFSCVPSQINYVISTRFTLEKGYMVESKRGGGGYVRIQRVELPALQTIQFHIRQTIGDCVEQSVAEGLIYQLEEALMVTKREAQLLRAAIDRETIAVKLPLRDELRARLLRAMLISLLVK, from the coding sequence ATGCGAAACATTTCCGATCTCATTGAACAGTATTTAAAAAATATGCTGCAGGAAAGTACGGAAAGCTCGGTGGAAATACAGCGCAATGAGCTGGCTGAGAAATTTTCGTGCGTCCCTTCCCAGATTAATTACGTGATTAGTACGCGTTTTACGCTGGAGAAGGGTTACATGGTCGAATCGAAGCGTGGAGGCGGTGGTTATGTCCGGATTCAACGGGTAGAGCTGCCAGCTTTGCAGACGATTCAGTTTCATATTCGGCAGACGATTGGAGATTGCGTGGAGCAGAGCGTCGCGGAAGGTCTGATTTATCAGCTTGAAGAAGCGCTGATGGTCACGAAACGCGAGGCGCAGCTGCTGCGTGCAGCAATTGATCGGGAAACCATTGCCGTCAAGCTGCCGCTGCGTGATGAGCTAAGGGCCCGTTTGCTGAGAGCGATGCTTATATCGCTTCTGGTTAAGTAA